A single region of the Arthrobacter sp. PAMC25564 genome encodes:
- a CDS encoding ABC transporter permease has protein sequence MATYILKRFLQLIPVFLGATLLVYFLVFSLPGDPIVALFGDKPVNEAVAAKLRVQYHLDQPFWMQYVLYLKSIFTFDLGQDFSGRPIAAVLGEVFPVTARLAVMALIFEGVFGIVFGLIAGLRKGKFFDATVLVASLIVIGIPIFVLGFLLQFTIGVQLGWAKPTVSSAATVQDLILPAIVLGLASFAYVLRLTRTSVIENMNADYVRTATAKGLSRFRVVRVHILRNSLIPVITFLGADLGSLMGGAIVTEGIFNVPGVGNRLYRAVLSGEGPTVVSIVTVLVLIYCLSNLLVDLLYAWLDPRIRYDA, from the coding sequence ATGGCGACTTACATTCTCAAGCGTTTCCTTCAACTGATTCCCGTATTCCTCGGGGCAACCCTGCTGGTCTACTTCCTGGTCTTCAGCCTCCCGGGCGATCCCATCGTGGCGCTCTTCGGGGACAAGCCCGTCAACGAGGCCGTCGCGGCCAAGCTCAGGGTCCAGTACCACCTGGACCAGCCATTCTGGATGCAATACGTGCTCTACCTGAAGAGTATCTTCACCTTTGACCTGGGCCAGGACTTCTCCGGACGCCCCATCGCCGCGGTGCTGGGCGAAGTCTTCCCGGTCACAGCGCGCCTGGCCGTCATGGCGCTGATCTTCGAAGGCGTTTTCGGCATCGTTTTCGGCCTCATCGCCGGCCTCCGTAAGGGCAAGTTCTTCGACGCCACGGTTCTGGTGGCATCGCTGATCGTCATCGGCATCCCGATATTCGTCCTGGGCTTCCTGCTGCAGTTCACCATCGGCGTCCAGCTCGGCTGGGCCAAGCCGACCGTCAGTTCCGCCGCGACGGTCCAGGACCTGATCCTGCCGGCCATCGTTCTGGGCCTTGCCTCCTTCGCCTATGTCCTGCGCCTGACCCGCACGTCCGTCATCGAGAACATGAACGCCGACTACGTGCGCACGGCCACCGCCAAGGGCCTGTCCCGTTTCCGCGTCGTCCGGGTGCACATCCTCCGCAACTCGCTGATTCCCGTCATCACCTTCCTTGGTGCGGACCTCGGAAGCCTGATGGGCGGAGCAATCGTCACGGAAGGCATCTTCAACGTGCCGGGCGTCGGCAACCGGCTCTACCGGGCCGTGCTCTCGGGAGAAGGACCCACGGTGGTCTCCATCGTCACCGTGCTGGTCCTCATCTACTGCCTCTCCAACCTCCTCGTTGACCTGCTGTACGCCTGGCTTGACCCAAGGATCCGCTATGACGCCTGA
- a CDS encoding ABC transporter permease has translation MTPENNTSRHGAAIVRATRQTEHFVADVAETPLQATDKVKEDNAPLSLWGEAWKNLRKQPLFLISAFLILVVVAVSLFPGLFSSIDPSSEACQLANSDGGPAAGHPLGFTQQGCDVYARVIFGTRSSVTVGLFTTIGVLLIGGIMGALAGYYGGWVDAILARINDIFFALPLILGAIVLMQLPMFRANRTAWTLVLILITFGWPQIARITRGAVIEVRNADFVTAARSLGVSKFGALLRHVLPNSLAPIIVVATISLGTFIVAESTLSFLGIGLPPSVMSWGNDIQAAQASLRSNPMPLLYPAIALSITVLSFIMLGDALRDALDPKARKR, from the coding sequence ATGACGCCTGAGAACAACACATCAAGGCACGGCGCCGCCATCGTCCGTGCAACCCGCCAGACAGAACACTTCGTTGCCGATGTGGCGGAGACGCCGCTGCAGGCAACCGACAAGGTCAAGGAAGACAATGCCCCGCTGAGCCTCTGGGGCGAGGCCTGGAAGAACCTGCGCAAGCAGCCGCTCTTCCTGATCTCCGCCTTCCTGATTCTCGTCGTCGTGGCCGTCTCGCTGTTCCCGGGTCTGTTCTCCTCGATCGACCCGTCCTCCGAGGCCTGCCAGCTGGCCAATTCCGACGGCGGCCCGGCCGCCGGCCACCCCCTGGGTTTCACCCAGCAGGGCTGTGACGTGTACGCACGGGTCATCTTCGGGACCCGCTCCTCGGTGACGGTGGGCCTGTTCACCACCATCGGTGTCCTCCTGATCGGCGGCATCATGGGCGCCCTCGCCGGCTACTACGGCGGCTGGGTGGATGCCATCCTGGCGCGCATCAACGACATTTTCTTTGCGCTGCCGCTGATCCTCGGGGCCATCGTCCTCATGCAGCTGCCGATGTTCCGCGCGAACCGGACGGCGTGGACCCTCGTGCTCATCCTGATCACCTTCGGCTGGCCGCAGATCGCCCGGATCACCCGCGGTGCCGTGATCGAAGTCCGCAACGCAGACTTCGTCACGGCGGCCCGCTCGCTGGGCGTGTCGAAGTTCGGCGCGCTCCTGCGCCACGTCCTGCCGAACTCGCTGGCTCCGATCATCGTCGTCGCCACGATCTCGCTGGGCACGTTCATCGTTGCCGAATCAACGCTGTCCTTCCTCGGGATCGGACTCCCGCCGAGCGTCATGTCCTGGGGCAATGACATCCAGGCCGCGCAGGCATCACTGCGGTCCAACCCGATGCCGTTGCTTTACCCGGCCATCGCGCTGTCCATCACAGTCCTGAGCTTCATCATGCTGGGCGACGCCCTGCGTGATGCCCTCGATCCCAAAGCGCGGAAGCGATGA
- a CDS encoding ABC transporter ATP-binding protein, producing MNTTVEILEEGYSTERPLLEIKDLAISFATSNGDVQAVRNAHLTIMPGETVAIVGESGSGKSTTALAAIGLLPGNGRVSAGRILFDGEDISHASEKRMIELRGNSIGMVPQDPMSNLNPVWKIGFQVRETLKANGLPSGPDDVAKVLSEAGLPDAARRAKQYPHEFSGGMRQRALIAIGLSCQPRLLIADEPTSALDVTVQRQILDHLEKMTAELGTAVLLITHDLGLAAERADKVVVMYRGQVVESGPSLELLQNPQHPYTQRLVASAPSLASRRIQAAKELGIESEELLTPGEDVAVEPALTEEVLQIRNLSKVFKLRSGFGRATDFTAVDDVSFSVRRGTTTAIVGESGSGKSTVAQMVLNLLAPTSGKIIFDGVDTSTLNNKEIFAFRRRVQPIFQDPYGSLDPMYNIFRTIEEPLRTHKIGDKASRERKVRELLDQVALPQSTMQRYPNELSGGQRQRVAIARALALDPEVIICDEAVSALDVLVQAQVLNLLAELQSRLGLTYLFITHDLAVVRQIADHVCVMEKGKLVETGSTDDVFDSPQRDYTKALLNAIPGAGLMLPPEVA from the coding sequence ATGAACACCACAGTAGAAATCCTTGAAGAGGGTTACTCCACCGAGCGTCCGCTGCTTGAAATCAAGGACCTCGCGATCAGCTTCGCCACCAGTAACGGTGACGTTCAGGCCGTGCGGAACGCGCACCTGACCATCATGCCCGGCGAGACCGTAGCCATTGTGGGCGAGTCCGGTTCCGGAAAGTCGACGACGGCGCTGGCCGCCATCGGCCTGCTTCCGGGCAACGGCCGCGTCTCCGCCGGCCGGATCCTTTTCGACGGCGAGGACATCTCCCACGCCAGCGAAAAACGGATGATCGAACTCCGGGGAAACAGCATCGGCATGGTCCCGCAGGACCCGATGTCCAACCTCAACCCGGTGTGGAAGATCGGCTTCCAGGTCCGCGAGACGCTGAAGGCCAACGGGCTGCCCAGCGGCCCCGACGATGTCGCCAAGGTCCTGTCCGAGGCAGGGTTGCCGGACGCGGCACGGCGGGCCAAGCAGTACCCGCACGAGTTCTCCGGCGGCATGCGCCAGCGCGCGCTGATCGCCATCGGGCTCTCCTGCCAGCCCCGCCTGCTGATCGCAGACGAGCCGACGTCGGCCCTGGACGTGACGGTGCAGCGCCAGATCCTCGATCACCTGGAAAAGATGACCGCGGAACTGGGAACCGCAGTACTGCTGATCACCCACGACCTCGGCCTGGCCGCCGAGCGCGCCGACAAGGTCGTGGTCATGTACCGCGGGCAGGTTGTCGAATCCGGGCCGTCGCTGGAGCTGCTGCAGAACCCGCAGCACCCCTACACCCAGCGGCTGGTGGCCTCGGCGCCGTCGCTGGCGTCCCGGCGCATCCAGGCGGCCAAGGAACTCGGCATCGAATCGGAGGAACTGCTCACGCCCGGAGAGGACGTAGCGGTCGAGCCCGCCCTGACCGAAGAAGTGCTCCAGATCCGGAACCTGAGCAAGGTCTTCAAACTGCGCTCAGGATTCGGCCGGGCAACGGACTTCACCGCCGTGGACGACGTTTCCTTCAGCGTCAGGCGAGGAACCACGACGGCGATCGTGGGGGAGTCGGGCTCCGGCAAGTCCACCGTGGCGCAGATGGTCCTGAACCTCCTGGCGCCCACGTCCGGCAAGATCATCTTTGACGGCGTTGACACCTCCACGCTGAACAACAAGGAGATCTTCGCCTTCCGCCGCCGCGTGCAGCCGATCTTCCAGGACCCGTACGGCTCCCTGGACCCGATGTACAACATCTTCAGGACCATCGAGGAACCGCTGCGGACCCACAAGATCGGGGACAAGGCCAGCCGCGAGAGGAAGGTCCGCGAACTGCTGGACCAGGTGGCCCTGCCGCAGTCCACCATGCAGCGGTACCCCAACGAGCTCTCCGGCGGCCAGCGCCAGCGAGTCGCGATTGCGCGGGCCCTGGCCCTGGACCCCGAAGTGATCATCTGCGACGAAGCCGTCTCCGCCCTGGACGTCCTGGTGCAGGCACAGGTGCTGAACCTGCTCGCCGAGCTGCAGTCAAGGCTGGGCCTGACGTACCTGTTCATCACCCATGACCTCGCGGTGGTCCGGCAGATCGCCGACCACGTCTGCGTGATGGAAAAGGGCAAGCTGGTCGAAACGGGTTCCACGGATGATGTCTTTGACTCGCCACAGCGGGATTACACCAAGGCCCTGCTCAACGCCATCCCGGGTGCCGGCCTCATGCTGCCCCCGGAAGTTGCCTGA
- a CDS encoding SGNH/GDSL hydrolase family protein, which yields MRNASALFRLAAPMFVLGVVLGGCGQAPPSQNPDAAPGSRTGSVQAIHGSSSRTPGDTTTPATLPPGSVLRNPANGRDEVIVEDIRHTAVLIGDSQSEPANAWPRQALAALGYKPFFCGLGGTGFFCGLGGTGFVASNGKTGNYITALQRGDWKLPSGAPPLVVIEGGGNDAAQGATDAQIVSNAEQLISTLQQRYPGSDFVMVGTLARGANYGGGRRTQVDTLLGTIAQKNGIPFVSVGDWLTRYKLTGLLADGLHMTATGHDTLGILLAARLKALGLEAKDAAEAQPAAGY from the coding sequence ATGCGCAACGCCTCGGCCCTGTTCCGTTTGGCCGCACCGATGTTCGTCCTTGGCGTCGTTCTGGGCGGCTGCGGACAGGCCCCGCCTTCCCAGAACCCCGACGCCGCCCCTGGCTCCCGTACGGGATCCGTCCAGGCCATCCACGGCAGTTCCTCCCGCACGCCGGGCGACACTACCACCCCCGCCACGTTGCCGCCCGGCTCGGTGCTCCGGAACCCCGCGAACGGCCGCGACGAGGTCATTGTGGAGGATATCCGCCACACGGCCGTGCTGATCGGCGATTCCCAGTCCGAGCCGGCCAACGCGTGGCCCCGGCAGGCTCTCGCCGCCTTGGGCTACAAGCCCTTCTTCTGCGGGCTGGGCGGGACCGGATTCTTCTGCGGGCTGGGCGGGACCGGATTCGTGGCCTCCAACGGCAAAACCGGCAATTACATCACCGCCCTGCAGCGGGGCGACTGGAAACTGCCGTCCGGCGCACCGCCCCTGGTGGTCATCGAGGGCGGCGGGAATGATGCGGCACAGGGGGCAACCGACGCCCAGATCGTCTCCAATGCAGAGCAGCTGATCAGCACCCTTCAGCAGCGCTACCCGGGGAGTGATTTCGTGATGGTCGGCACGCTCGCCCGCGGAGCAAACTACGGTGGCGGCCGCCGCACCCAGGTCGACACCCTGCTGGGAACGATTGCGCAGAAGAACGGTATTCCGTTCGTCAGCGTCGGGGACTGGCTGACCCGGTACAAGCTGACCGGGCTGCTGGCAGACGGCCTCCACATGACCGCCACGGGGCATGACACCCTGGGCATCCTGCTCGCCGCGAGGCTGAAGGCGCTCGGGCTGGAGGCAAAGGACGCCGCGGAAGCGCAGCCGGCCGCCGGCTACTGA
- the typA gene encoding translational GTPase TypA, which translates to MSETTTNTAVATASRSDLRNVAIVAHVDHGKTTLVDAMLKQTNSFAAHNHLEDRVMDSGDLEREKGITILAKNTTVAYNGPSSNGETITINVIDTPGHADFGGEVERGLSMVDGVVLLVDASEGPLPQTRFVLRKALAAHLPVILLVNKTDRPDARIDEVVHESMDLLLGLASDLADEVPDLDLDKILNVPVVYAAAKVGRASLEQPADGSAPDNEDLEPLFKAIIEHIPAPTYNPNGVLQAHVTNLDASPFLGRLALLRIYNGTLRKGQTVAWARANGELKNVKITELLATKALDRVPAESAGPGEIVAVAGIEDITIGETLTDVDNPQPLPLITVDDPAISMTIGINTSPLAGRVKGAKVTARQVKDRLDKELIGNVSIKVLPTERPDAWEVQGRGELALAILVEQMRREGFELTVGKPQVVTKTIDGKINEPMEHMTIDVPEEYLGAVTQLMAARKGRMTNMANHGTGWCRMEFIVPARGLIGFRTKFLTDTRGAGIAASISEGYEPWAGPIEYRTNGSMIADRAGVVTPFAMINLQERGSFFVKPTSEVYEGMIVGENSRADDMDVNITKEKKLTNMRAASSDTFENLTPPRDLTLEESLEFAREDECVEVTPESIRIRKLILDVNERNKANRSRAKS; encoded by the coding sequence ATGTCTGAAACCACCACCAACACCGCGGTAGCCACTGCATCGCGCAGTGACCTGCGCAACGTCGCGATCGTGGCCCACGTTGACCACGGCAAGACCACCCTGGTCGACGCCATGCTCAAGCAGACCAACTCCTTTGCCGCCCACAACCACCTCGAAGACCGCGTCATGGACTCCGGTGACCTGGAACGCGAAAAGGGCATCACCATCCTGGCCAAGAACACCACGGTGGCCTACAACGGACCGTCCTCCAACGGCGAGACCATCACGATCAACGTGATTGACACCCCCGGCCACGCTGACTTCGGCGGCGAGGTCGAGCGCGGCCTGTCCATGGTTGACGGCGTCGTCCTCCTCGTCGACGCTTCCGAGGGCCCGCTGCCCCAGACCCGCTTCGTGCTGCGCAAGGCCCTGGCCGCGCACCTGCCGGTCATCCTCCTGGTCAACAAGACCGACCGCCCCGACGCGCGGATCGACGAAGTTGTCCACGAGTCCATGGACCTCCTCCTGGGCCTGGCCTCCGACCTGGCCGACGAGGTTCCGGACCTTGACCTGGACAAGATCCTCAACGTCCCCGTCGTCTACGCCGCCGCCAAGGTTGGCCGTGCCTCCCTCGAGCAGCCGGCCGACGGCTCCGCTCCGGACAACGAGGACCTGGAACCGCTGTTCAAGGCCATCATCGAGCACATCCCGGCCCCGACCTACAACCCGAACGGTGTCCTGCAGGCGCACGTCACCAACCTGGACGCCTCGCCGTTCCTGGGCCGCCTGGCGCTCCTGCGCATCTACAACGGCACCCTGCGCAAGGGCCAGACCGTTGCCTGGGCACGTGCCAACGGTGAACTGAAGAACGTCAAGATCACCGAACTGCTCGCCACCAAGGCCCTCGACCGTGTGCCGGCCGAGTCCGCCGGCCCGGGCGAGATCGTCGCCGTCGCCGGTATCGAGGACATCACCATCGGTGAGACCCTGACCGACGTCGACAACCCGCAGCCGCTGCCGCTGATCACGGTTGACGATCCGGCCATCTCCATGACCATCGGTATCAACACCTCGCCGCTGGCCGGCCGGGTCAAGGGCGCCAAGGTCACGGCCCGCCAGGTCAAGGACCGCCTGGACAAGGAACTGATCGGTAACGTCTCCATCAAGGTGCTCCCGACCGAGCGCCCGGATGCCTGGGAGGTCCAGGGACGTGGCGAGCTCGCGCTGGCCATCCTCGTTGAGCAGATGCGCCGCGAAGGCTTCGAACTGACCGTCGGCAAGCCGCAGGTCGTCACGAAGACCATCGACGGCAAGATCAATGAGCCGATGGAGCACATGACCATCGACGTACCGGAAGAGTACCTCGGCGCCGTCACGCAGCTCATGGCTGCCCGCAAGGGCCGCATGACCAACATGGCCAACCACGGCACCGGCTGGTGCCGCATGGAGTTCATCGTTCCGGCCCGTGGCCTGATCGGCTTCCGCACCAAGTTCCTCACGGACACCCGCGGCGCCGGCATCGCAGCCTCCATCTCCGAGGGCTACGAGCCCTGGGCCGGCCCGATCGAGTACCGCACCAACGGTTCGATGATCGCCGACCGCGCCGGTGTGGTGACGCCGTTCGCCATGATCAACCTGCAGGAGCGTGGCTCCTTCTTCGTCAAGCCCACCTCCGAGGTTTACGAGGGCATGATCGTCGGCGAGAACTCCCGCGCCGACGACATGGATGTGAACATCACGAAGGAAAAGAAGCTCACCAACATGCGTGCAGCCTCCTCGGACACCTTCGAGAACCTGACGCCGCCACGCGACCTGACCCTCGAAGAGTCCCTCGAGTTCGCCCGTGAAGACGAGTGTGTCGAGGTGACCCCGGAATCCATCCGCATCCGGAAGCTCATCCTGGACGTCAACGAGCGCAACAAGGCCAACCGCTCACGCGCCAAGTCCTAG
- a CDS encoding type IV toxin-antitoxin system AbiEi family antitoxin domain-containing protein has protein sequence MVNIIEVLSRYDGVARAKHLAAAGVSDFQLKAAMSSGVVARVSRGVYALPGADALLVAIRSLPAEPACVTAAQFQQGLWVLEAPAWPHIALTHSRRYEGFVCHRSAAPPTLMDSVVQSLRCLPDLDGLVIAESAVVLKGLPLSGLRRRLDGRNDARARRIVAGIVPQSQSIIECMARFLLRRAGFHVESQVNVPGMGHLDLMVDGRLGIETDGAGFHMDRTSFEEDRRRWNVTTRLGIPTLVVSYPLLRNRPEEFIAMVHDTLDRLSAAA, from the coding sequence ATGGTCAATATCATCGAAGTGCTCTCAAGATACGACGGCGTCGCGCGCGCCAAGCATCTGGCCGCTGCGGGGGTGTCCGACTTCCAGCTTAAGGCTGCCATGTCCAGTGGCGTCGTTGCCCGCGTGTCCCGGGGTGTCTATGCGCTGCCCGGTGCCGACGCGCTGCTGGTTGCCATCCGCTCGCTGCCGGCCGAGCCGGCCTGCGTCACGGCTGCGCAGTTCCAGCAGGGGCTCTGGGTTCTTGAAGCCCCCGCGTGGCCGCACATTGCACTGACCCACAGCCGGCGCTACGAGGGGTTCGTCTGCCACAGATCGGCGGCACCGCCGACTCTGATGGACTCCGTGGTCCAAAGCCTGCGATGTCTGCCGGACCTTGACGGACTGGTCATTGCCGAATCCGCCGTCGTACTCAAAGGCCTGCCGCTGTCCGGGCTGCGCCGCCGGCTCGATGGCAGGAACGATGCGAGGGCACGCCGGATCGTGGCCGGAATCGTCCCGCAATCGCAGTCCATCATCGAGTGCATGGCCAGGTTTCTCTTGCGGCGGGCAGGCTTCCATGTCGAATCCCAGGTGAATGTGCCCGGCATGGGGCATCTGGACCTCATGGTCGATGGCAGGCTCGGGATCGAGACAGACGGGGCCGGATTCCACATGGACAGGACGAGCTTCGAAGAGGACCGGCGGCGATGGAACGTGACTACCAGGCTGGGGATCCCCACTCTGGTAGTGAGCTACCCGCTGCTCAGGAACCGCCCGGAGGAATTCATTGCCATGGTCCACGACACGCTGGACAGGCTGTCCGCTGCGGCTTAG
- the fdxA gene encoding ferredoxin has product MTYVIAQPCVDVKDKACIEECPVDCIYEGERSLYIHPDECVDCGACEPVCPVEAIYYEDDTPEEWADYYKANVEFFDDLGSPGGAAKIGNTHTDHPMIAALPLQNQDN; this is encoded by the coding sequence GTGACGTACGTAATCGCGCAGCCGTGTGTAGATGTCAAAGACAAGGCATGTATTGAGGAGTGCCCCGTCGACTGCATCTACGAAGGTGAGCGTTCCCTGTACATCCACCCGGACGAGTGCGTGGACTGTGGTGCCTGCGAGCCCGTCTGCCCCGTGGAGGCCATCTACTACGAGGATGACACCCCCGAGGAATGGGCCGACTACTACAAGGCCAACGTCGAGTTCTTTGACGATCTGGGATCCCCGGGCGGCGCTGCGAAGATCGGCAACACCCATACGGACCATCCGATGATCGCCGCCCTGCCGCTGCAGAACCAAGACAACTAA
- the dapC gene encoding succinyldiaminopimelate transaminase, with amino-acid sequence MTSAVRSFGLSLPDYPWEAMAPYLARAAGHPGGVANLSIGTPVDPTPAVIQDALRAAANAPGYPTVHGTPTLREAIAEWFDRRRGVPGLDPQNVMPTVGSKELVAWLPFLLGLKPGDVVVRPTVAYPTYDIGATFAGAEQIAADDLDELDAGTRARVRLVWVNSPANPTGSVRDIASLQHIVGQARELGAVVASDECYAELGWGEWDVQCGGTPVPSILDPQVAGGSHDGLLAVYSLSKQSNVAGYRAAFVAGDPAIMANLVNSRKHAGMIVPYPVQEAMRVALADSAHVEAQKDLYRGRRQRIVPALESFGMTIHDSKAGLYLWATAGEATWDTVGRLADRGIVVGPGVFYGDAGNGFIRVALTATDERIDAAVSRLTTGP; translated from the coding sequence GTGACATCTGCGGTGCGCAGCTTCGGCCTCAGCCTGCCCGACTACCCGTGGGAGGCGATGGCGCCGTACCTTGCCCGGGCAGCCGGACACCCCGGGGGAGTCGCGAATCTCTCCATCGGCACCCCCGTCGACCCCACGCCGGCCGTGATCCAGGATGCCCTGCGCGCCGCGGCCAACGCCCCCGGCTACCCCACGGTCCACGGCACCCCGACGCTCCGTGAAGCGATCGCGGAGTGGTTTGACCGCCGCCGCGGTGTGCCCGGGCTCGATCCGCAGAACGTTATGCCCACGGTGGGCTCCAAGGAACTCGTGGCCTGGCTGCCGTTCCTGCTGGGCCTGAAGCCGGGCGACGTCGTCGTCCGTCCAACCGTGGCCTACCCCACCTACGACATCGGCGCGACGTTTGCCGGCGCCGAACAGATCGCCGCGGATGACCTCGATGAGCTCGACGCCGGGACCCGCGCCCGGGTTCGGCTGGTCTGGGTCAATTCGCCGGCCAACCCCACCGGCAGCGTCCGGGACATCGCATCGCTCCAGCACATCGTCGGCCAGGCCCGCGAGCTCGGCGCCGTGGTGGCCTCCGACGAGTGCTATGCCGAACTCGGCTGGGGGGAATGGGATGTCCAGTGCGGCGGAACCCCGGTGCCGAGCATCCTTGACCCGCAGGTGGCGGGCGGATCCCATGACGGACTGCTGGCCGTCTACTCCCTGAGTAAGCAGTCCAATGTGGCCGGCTACCGGGCGGCCTTCGTCGCCGGGGATCCCGCCATCATGGCCAACCTTGTCAACAGCCGCAAGCACGCAGGCATGATCGTCCCCTATCCGGTCCAGGAAGCCATGCGCGTGGCCCTCGCGGACTCTGCCCACGTCGAGGCGCAGAAGGACCTGTACCGCGGCCGGCGCCAGCGGATCGTGCCGGCCCTGGAAAGCTTCGGGATGACGATCCATGATTCCAAGGCCGGCCTCTACCTGTGGGCCACGGCAGGAGAAGCCACCTGGGACACCGTGGGCAGGCTCGCGGACCGCGGAATCGTCGTCGGCCCGGGCGTCTTCTACGGGGATGCCGGCAACGGATTCATCCGCGTCGCGCTGACGGCAACTGATGAACGCATCGACGCCGCCGTGTCACGGCTCACCACGGGACCGTAA